Within the Dermacentor silvarum isolate Dsil-2018 chromosome 8, BIME_Dsil_1.4, whole genome shotgun sequence genome, the region TGTAACTATTTAGGAAATGTAGTACAACCATTCAGATCACACTTTAAACCACCAGCATGGTGATCAACAGAGGTACTTATCTACATCTTTTACCCTAAATGTAAGCAGGCGTTGTGCCACTCCTGGTGGCTGTTGACAGCGTGATCCCTTTTTTTCCTAACTGTGCATTGTATATGTGTGTTTTGATACTAAATATTCGAATAATCTGTGCATGTTCGGCTACCAATGAAATGAAATgcttatttctctcacagttaaagtAGCCAGCAAGAGACGCAGGGCAAAAAGATGCTTTGGTGCAGCTTGAAAAACTTCCGAGCGCCctttgatcacatgacagtatttTAACAATAACCGAGAACTCGACCTAGCTTCGCATAGGCTCAAAGGCTAATGGGTCTGGGCCGGTTACAGGCCAAGTTTAAAATCACAGGGCCAGGCTCGGATGGGCCAACGCGTGGTACTTTCAGGCTTGAAAAACTGGCCCATGTTGTGCTCTATTTGTTGAGGCTGTATGCAATGCAGTTAAGCCACAGTAGAGGCTAAATTATGTAGGATCAGGCTTATCAGCAGAAACCTACATGCTTTTATTGCAGTACCTGTAAAGCATTTTGGCTTTCAATGAGCTGAAACTGAAACACAGGGCACCAAAATTATACAGAAGCCTCCACCGAGGTTATCAATGTTCTTGCCCTGATTGGGTCGGCTACTCGTTATCTGGGTAAAGCTTCAGACACCCACAAGTGACGTTCTGCAATTTTCCTAGTGTTTTAAAAGAACAGACACAGTGTGTGCTCTCACTGATCACAAGACTCTACAGCTGAAGACAAACGAAGCCACCACAAAAATCCATAAAGCTTTGAGTTTGTGGAATATAGGGCAAGTAATAAATTCAGTAGTAGTGCAACAGGAGCTAATGAGGGAAACTGCCCTAAGTGAATGTGCCAACATCAATCCACCCACCGACAACAGCTTCTAATGTTTTAAGGCACTGGAAGAGGTACTGCTACTAATTCTGCACAGGAGACCAGCCCGTTTTATTGACATCCAGAGCATGTGGCACATGGCCTTGCTTGTTCTACAACAAAGCTTGAACACAGCAGTGCTTTTGTATTTGAGCTCATTGTGGATAGGAGAAGTTGGGCACACATGGTTGCATACTTGGCCGAACCTGGACTTATATGCTTTGAGGTAAGCAATGGTGAGAACTGTCGTGAAGCCACATGGGGCCCACCATACTGATTCTTCAGCTTCCCAAACTGCGTTATACTGCTTACATCAGTAAGAAAGGATTCAGAGTTGTAGGCTGTTGTTGGCAAGTTTGGGTGTACCATGTATCACGCCGGATAAGTTGCACTGTAGGAGGACTcgtaaaaaagaacaaaaacagtTTGCACAAACTGTATAACCAACTTAGCCAACATTTTAATCAATGCTGTTCTCACAATGAAACTGGACTAGTCGGTTAACACATTCAATTTTGCTTGTGAGGGGTCTTGAAAACTCGGTTCACACTGAAACTCAGTTGGGTGTCACTTGACAACATCCACATCATCTAGGATGTCAGAAGGCGCTCCCAAGCCTATGATGCCGCTGGTACCCCCATCATCTGACAGGGCCGAGTCGGTCGATTCACCAGGGTCTCCAAATTGGTTTAGGCCAAAAAGGCAACCAGGCTGCACCACATCCAAGCCCAAGGCAGCTATGTCGTCCATGGACTGGAAATGCTCTATTTCAGGAATGTCCATATCAACTGTGCTCTCAACATCCACATGTGCGTTTTCACTGCTGCCTATGCTTTCGGTGACACTGAAAAGGGAAATAATGTCTTGAATTAGGTGGAAAAGAAATGGCACCGTGAGAAAATAGTGTCAGGCAGGGGTGAAAGTGTTGGTGAAAGTTGACCGAAACCACTAATATTTATCCATTCGAAAATTCCATTAGCCTCCTCCTACATTTCTTTCGACACAGCAATTAGCACTGTATACCATGCTGCACCTTAATGTGGAGTGCCACATTAAGTTATTTTAACActttctgtaattcaattactttatTGACAAGACAAATCATAACAGGTGACACCACTTTGAACACTTCATTTTGGTGGAAACTGCATTACAATGCCCGCGGTTGTGCCACATGGTTGCACAACCTTCTGGATGTGCATGTTCAAAAAGGCAAACCCAGGCTCTTGGTATTTGTTTTTTCATCTTAAAGCTCCACTATACGTTGGCCGAAGAACTGAACCGGTGCTGCTATGGCTTTGTAACGACACCCACATCGGGCGCTGATGCTGGGAAACCACATATGGACATTTTTTCTGCTTTTCATTGGCCCTACTGGCCTGGAGCGCCTTCTCAGAGACCAAACAACAAAAGCATATCACTTTATAGAGTACCCAGGTGCCAGCATCACAGCGTTGAGCAACAACAGTCTTGTATGCCAGGTGTTCACACGTTACAACACCGCCTTTTCCTCCAGTGCACAGATCGAGGGAACCTTGCAGTGTCGCTACTGGTGTAttcaaaagaaagcgaaggaagatCACCGacgaaaattttgaaaagcaattgttagtGAAAATAAATGATTTGTGATGGGGGTGCAGAGGATGCACTGCACGATCCAGGCCAGCTCgtgctatttacagtatttgtGCAATGTTATTACCGTTGGGATGAAAGTGAAGTAAAAGTAACCGATTACACTTTAGCAATCGCTCAATTACTTTTGTGGTGTAGTAATTGGTCACTGTAATCAATTAATTTTGGAATGAAATAATTGTAATTGGTTACTTTCTTCTGTAACAAGTCTGGTAAAAAGCCAGATGGTGACAGTGTGCACTCAAGTATTCACAACCAAAGATTCAGAAAAATCGTTTATTATTTTAGCTTCCTTGTTCTGCTGCAATTATCTTTCATTTTGGACAAGCACAAATCCTTCAAAAAACGAGTTGCACGCATCGCAGCAGAATAAACGTCACACTTCTACGATTCAAGCTTCTGCGGAGAAACATGCAGAAATCGGCGGTTTCCAGAAAGGGAGCAGATATGAAAGAACGTTTTTGGGACAATAAACTTAATAAAATCGGATGCAGCGGTAAACTTTATCGCGACGTGCACTTGAGTGATAAGTGCGATAACGACCGCGCTTCGTAATGCTCAGTTTTAGTGAACTATCGCCGAACGCTTGACATGCATTTTCTTGCGTACGAATTGGACTCACCTGCGGCCCAAGGCCGGGCTGGGCGCTGCATGAATCAGGCAGACGTCGCGCGGGCTGCGGACTTTGAACATTACTGTGCTGCAAGGCTGGCCATTGTTGCTGTCACCATCACAGCGCTCAAACAGCTGTTGTTTGCGGTCGTTAAGGATGTGAGAGCGGCAGAACCTCGACAAGGGTATGACGCTCTTGCTGCACCCTGCCTGGCTGCAAGTCACGGGTTTGACATCACCCAAGCGTTTCTGCTTGCGCTTGAACCGAGCCTTGAGAATAGCTTCGGGACCGTAGGTGCGATGGTACCGGTAATAGGCGCGGTACCGCTTGTAGAGCGCCTCCTCCTGAGGCGAGGCGAAGTCCTTGGTCACAGGCACTGACGTGGCCTTGTTACGAAGGTACTGAGCACGCTTTTGCGTCAGGATGTCCGCCAGCCTTTTAAAATGGTCCAAGTACAGTCTCTGCAACCGCACCAGCTTATCTCGAGTGATTGACGAGGCTTCCTCAACGGTGAATACGCCGGCGTGCCGGAGCGGATCGTCCAGGTCGTTGTCGAGACTGTCGGCATCACTGTCGTATTCAGCGTACGGTCGGATCTCTCCGATCGTAGGAGGCTCCTCGTCACTTTCGACATCGTAAAACTTCACCGTGTTTCTCGCGGTGTCCGATTGGTCCACGGAATGCTGCGGGTCTCGGCAGTAGTGCTCCAACGTTTCGATCACTTTCTGCGGCGTCTCGACGAGGTGCTGCTTTTTTCCGGACGAACGACGGTGCTGGAGAGCCTTTCGCGCGTGAAACTGGCAGAGAGACTCCCGTTTGTCAGTTTTCGGCGCCGCATAGGCGCACCGGCGCCCGCTCTGAGCGTGGGTGTATGCACACTGTCGAAAAGGAGCAGTTTTGTCCTCGAGAACGTGCCGCATGCAGTACTCGTAGCCTTCGATTCTGGCTTGGAGGCACACGCGGTGCATGTAGTTGCATAGTTTGCGTTCCGGGGCGGTGACCGTCCTCGGTTTTCGGCTCACCATGACTCGCCTGATGACGCTCATTGCTGCGATGTCTTGCTGGTGTCTACACTTTTGGCCTTTAGTACTCGCAGACAAATTCAGCGCAAGCTTGCCTTTGTTAGACGGCTCAAACTTGGAACGAATCATCAAGACAGTAGGCAGCCATTTCGCCTTTCTTCTCGAACAGGACCGACGCCCGACTACGCTGCGTCGTGTCTCGAACGTTTTCGATGCGACGCAGGTGCCATCTGTGTGGCAAACAAAGCAGTTGTGCAGGCTGCGTGTGAGATGGTGGCGCCATCCGACGAAGCTTGGCCGAAGCTCTGACACGAATGCCGGCCTCCGAGATGTTGACGTTTACGGAAAAGCTTAGAGGCCGTACGTAAGTTTATAGATACTTTTATCGATATACAGTACCTATAAGCTTTGGTACGCGACACGTTCTTTAAAAGGTAGTGTCCAAATTCACGTTCCATTGGGTGGCGCCTTCTGGATTAAAGTGCTGATctcttaaaggctatgcttttggtGAATGCGCCGGATGCGAGTTTGGGAGCCGGAAACATGTCATAGATACGGTGCCATAGACGTcgggttttggacaccacctatagaATAAAAAAACGTCTCTTGTACACGCAGTATGTTGTAATGGTTAACGGTATTGCAATTGCGGTAATCATTTTTAAATCGGATGTCTTAAAGGAATGACGGTCATTACGTCTGTTCTGGTGTTTGCAATCGCTTCCGGCGCTTGCAGTGCGCAACAACACAGCCTTCGAGGTCGGATATTGTTACTTTGATGGAGCCGCGCTGTTCTCAGTGCGTTAAATACCACAACAATTCAGTGAGTTGAGTACCACACCAAAAACTGAAATCGAACTGGCACTCTTTCTATGCCACGACGATCCCCTGTGCAGTTACTATTAAAATTTAAGTTGCTTAGGAATTATGTGTAACCTCTATTTGTTATCGGGTTGTTTTTTGTTCTATCATtattagttattattattatcggaTCGTTATTATTCTGTTATCTTTAATTTATCGGATCCGTTTTGTTCTTGTGCGTTACCTCTGACTGGCTTAGGGCAGTGGAAGGTGTAGGCCAAGTTCATGATCATGAGGGGGAATATTGTTAGCCAAAAGTTCGGACAGTGAAAGATgtctaagcaagaggtcgcgggatcaaataccggccttggcggccgcatattgacggggccgaaatgcaaaaacacccgtgtacttagatataggtgcatgttaaagaatcccatgtggtcaaaattaatccggagtcccccactacggcttgcctcataagcAAATCGTGGTTTttacacgtaaaaccccataatttaattcaatTTAATTGAGTGATAGATGTGAGGGGGCAAGCAAGGAGAGTGGTCAGACGGGGGAGGCGTTTAGGCTCCGTCGAGACTTCGAATACCTCCTAGTTGAAGGGCATTTTTTAAAATCGATCTATCGAAATGGTGTTCACAATCTAGTATACTCGCTACGTTAACAAGCTTTCTCCAAATAAATCGGGCAGTATAAAGCTTTGCTTATTAAAAGCATAAAGGGATCACTAGGAGCAAATATATAAACATTTGTTCGCATACTAAGGACTATGGCTTCCTCATCGACGTCCAGCGCCCTCCACTGCATGACTTCTTTTTGGCTCCATTGACTCCATTGCATCTACTCCGACCTGCCTGATGAAATTTATCGCACTTATGCTTCAATTTTATTTTTGATCATGTACAATTGTCAATTTATTACATATTCGAAAACTGTTCGAAGATGATACGTATTTACGAATAGTGGCTTCGATTGGAAGGCCATTTGaacaatattcgattcgttattcgaatattcacacacctTTACTTTTGTGTTTCCATTGCCTCTCGCAACAATCGAACACGCAGGAAACTGATAATTTGCGGACCTGCGCAAGCTGTGAGAACAGTCAAAGCTATAGATAGTTTTCCCGTGACGTCGCGGACGCCATTTGTAACCGTGCTATTTGCCCGAATATATTGCGgtcacgatgacgtcagtgcataAATATCACGCGTTCGTTATCTCGCTTTTTCATGCGGACTGCTGGTTTTTCACCGTGTTATCACGGTTATC harbors:
- the LOC119461054 gene encoding KAT8 regulatory NSL complex subunit 2, which produces MIRSKFEPSNKGKLALNLSASTKGQKCRHQQDIAAMSVIRRVMVSRKPRTVTAPERKLCNYMHRVCLQARIEGYEYCMRHVLEDKTAPFRQCAYTHAQSGRRCAYAAPKTDKRESLCQFHARKALQHRRSSGKKQHLVETPQKVIETLEHYCRDPQHSVDQSDTARNTVKFYDVESDEEPPTIGEIRPYAEYDSDADSLDNDLDDPLRHAGVFTVEEASSITRDKLVRLQRLYLDHFKRLADILTQKRAQYLRNKATSVPVTKDFASPQEEALYKRYRAYYRYHRTYGPEAILKARFKRKQKRLGDVKPVTCSQAGCSKSVIPLSRFCRSHILNDRKQQLFERCDGDSNNGQPCSTVMFKVRSPRDVCLIHAAPSPALGRSVTESIGSSENAHVDVESTVDMDIPEIEHFQSMDDIAALGLDVVQPGCLFGLNQFGDPGESTDSALSDDGGTSGIIGLGAPSDILDDVDVVK